A DNA window from Corvus hawaiiensis isolate bCorHaw1 chromosome 11, bCorHaw1.pri.cur, whole genome shotgun sequence contains the following coding sequences:
- the CAMK1 gene encoding calcium/calmodulin-dependent protein kinase type 1 isoform X2 — MPLGQDGLSWKKRTEDIQRIYDFRDVLGTIKHPNIVALDDIYESGTHLYLIMQLVSGGELFDRIVEKGFYTERDASTLIRQILDAVKYLHDMGIVHRDLKPENLLYYSMDEDSKIMISDFGLSKIEGCGSVMSTACGTPGYVAPEVLAQKPYSKAVDCWSIGVIAYILLCGYPPFYDENDAKLFEQILRAEYEFDSPYWDDISDSAKDFIQHLMEKDPGKRFTCEQALQHPWIAGDTALDKNIHQSVSEQIQKNFAKSKWKQAFNATAVVRHMRKLQLGNSQDVPGQMTPTSPGERLVRGTSNGSECGRPPTGRAQHLPPD, encoded by the exons ATGCCGCTGGGGCAGGATGGGCTCAGCTGGAAGAAGAGGACCGAGGATATTCAGAGGATCTATGATTTCCGAGATGTCCTGGGCAC GATCAAGCACCCCAATATCGTGGCCTTGGATGACATCTACGAGAGTGGCACCCACCTCTACCTCATCATGCAGCT GGTCTCCGGGGGGGAACTCTTTGATCGCATTGTGGAGAAGGGCTTCTACACCGAGCGGGATGCCAGCACCCTGATCCGGCAGATCCTCGATGCTGTCAAATACCTGCATGACATGGGTATCGTCCACCGTGACCTGAAG CCCGAGAACCTGCTCTATTACAGCATGGATGAGGACTCCAAGATCATGATCAGTGACTTTGGGCTGTCGAAGATCGAGGGCTGTGGCAGTGTCATGTCCACAGCCTGTGGCACCCCTGGCTATGTGG cccctgagGTGCTGGCACAGAAGCCCTACAGCAAAGCAGTGGATTGCTGGTCCATTGGAGTCATCGCCTACATCCT GCTCTGCGGCTACCCCCCTTTCTATGATGAGAACGATGCCAAGCTCTTTGAGCAGATCCTGCGGGCTGAGTACGAGTTCGACTCACCCTACTGGGATGATATCTCAGACTCAG CCAAGGACTTTATCCAGCACCTAATGGAGAAGGACCCTGGCAAGCGCTTCACCTGTGAGCAagccctgcagcatccctg GATTGCCGGGGACACAGCCCTGGACAAGAATATCCACCAGTCAGTGAGTGAACAGATCCAGAAGAACTTCGCAAAGAGCAAGTGGAAG CAAGCTTTCAACGCCACAGCGGTGGTGAGACACATGagaaagctgcagctgggaaacagCCAGGACGTCCCTGGGCAGATGACTCCCACCAGCCCTGGAGAGCGGCTGGTCAGGGGGACCAGCAATG ggTCAGAGTGTGGGCGCCCACccacaggcagagctcagcatcTCCCACCAGACTGA
- the RPUSD3 gene encoding mitochondrial mRNA pseudouridine synthase RPUSD3, which yields MAGTGSAAAAARGLARVGAGARAAGSAGPGAARGGSPYMGWRRLLGPKETLRLLEGSVVHREGAVLALNKPPGLPVLGRPGDLSLDALLPALRQRLGLAAELHVVKAPARVYSGLVLLSSCYHTTKKLQQFFTNARLRGQYPATYRAITVGIPTEVEGEIHTGLCWQQHGDRAMVVPVPAPGRRSLARKDVKSTLTRYRVLGTVGGCALLQLQPRTAFPEQLQVHLTLLLCPALGDHKHSSRVGRVLGVPFLTPETALTNTQVLDKELLSRLGLSPQQLHYLPLHIHLQELVLPEGPLCAPPPPHFLHTLRCLGLPEH from the exons ATGGCGGGGACCGggagcgccgccgccgccgcgcgcgGGCTGGCGCGCGTGGGAGCGGGAGCGCGCGCCGCGGGGTCCGCGGGGCCCGGAGCCGCGCGGGGGGGGAGCCCGTACATGGG GTGGAGGCGGCTGCTGGGCCCCAAGGAGACACTGAGGCTGTTGGAGGGCTCCGTGGTGCACCGGGAAG GAGCCGTGCTGGCACTGAACAAGCCCCCAGGCCTCCCCGTCCTGG GGCGCCCTGGGGACCTGAGCCTGGAtgcactgctgccagcactgagaCAACGCCTGGGCCTCGCTGCTGAGCTCCACGTAGTGAAGGCTCCTGCCAG GGTGTATTCTGGCCTTGTCCTCCTGTCCAGCTGCTACCACACCACTAAGAAGCTCCAGCAGTTCTTCACCAATGCTCGCTTGAGAGGCCAGTACCCTGCCACATATCG TGCCATCACCGTGGGAATCCCAACGGAGGTGGAGGGTGAGATCcacactgggctgtgctggcagcagcatggGGACAGAGCCATG GTGGTGCCAGTGCCGGCCCCAGGACGCCGCAGTCTGGCCAGGAAGGATGTGAAGAGCACCCTGACGCGCTACCgggtgctgggcactgtggGGGGCTGTgccctcctccagctccagcctaGGACGG CCTTCCCAGAACAGCTCCAGGTGCACctgacactgctgctgtgcccGGCCCTGGGCGACCACAAGCACTCTTCCCGTGTGGGCAGGGTGCTGGGAGTGCCCTTTCTGACCCCTGAGACCGCCCTGACCAACACACAG GTGCTGGACAAGGAGTTGCTGTCCCGGCTGGGCctttctccacagcagctccattACCTCCCACTCCACATCcacctgcaggagctggtgttGCCTGAGGGCCCCCTCTGTGCCCCCCCACCACCCCACTTCCTGCACACTCTGCgctgcctggggctgcctgAGCACTAG
- the ARPC4 gene encoding actin-related protein 2/3 complex subunit 4 yields MTATLRPYLNAVRATLQAALCLENFSSQVVERHNKPEVEVRSSKELLLQPVIISRNEKEKVLIEGSINSVRVSIAVKQADEIEKILCHKFMRFMMMRAENFFILRRKPVEGYDISFLITNFHTEQMYKHKLVDFVIHFMEEIDKEISEMKLSVNARARIVAEEFLKNF; encoded by the exons ATG ACTGCCACGCTGCGCCCGTACCTGAACGCGGTGCGCGCCACGCTGCAGGCCGCGCTGTGCCTGGAGAACTTCTCCTCGCAGGTGGTGGAGCGGCACAACAAACCCGAGGTGGAAGTCAG GAGCAGCAAAGAGCTGCTATTGCAGCCGGTGATCATCAGCAGGAACGAGAAGGAGAAGGTCCTCATTGAGGGCTCCATTAACTCTGTGCGCGTCAGCATCGCAGTGAAGCAG gcTGACGAGATTGAGAAGATCTTGTGCCACAAATTTATGCGCTTCATGATGATGAGGGCTGAGAACTTCTTTATCCTGCGCAGGAAGCCCGTGGAG GGCTATGACATCAGCTTCTTGATCACGAACTTCCACACGGAGCAGATGTACAAGCACAAGCTGGTGGACTTTGTCATCCATTTCATGGAGGAGATTGACAAGGAAATCAGTGAGATGAAGCTCTCTGTCAATGCCAGGGCTCGCATCGTGGCAGAGGAGTTCCTTAAGAAT TTTTAG
- the TADA3 gene encoding transcriptional adapter 3 yields the protein MSELKDCPLQFHDFKSVDHVKVCPRYTAVLARSEDDGIGIEELDTLQLELETLLSSASRRLRVLEAETQILTDWQDKKGDRRFLKLSKDHDVGTSVKHGKPKKQKLEGKGGHGTGPGPGRPKSKNLQPKIQEYEFQDDPIDVPRIPKNDAPNRFWASVEPYCADLTNEEVRVLEELLKPPEDEAEHYKIPPLGKHYSQRWAQEDLLEEQKDGARAAAAADKKKGVLGPLTELDTKDVDALLKKSEAQHEQPEDGCPFGPLTQRLLQALVEENIISPVEDSPIPEITGKDSGADGAGTSPRSQNKPFSVPHTKSLEGRIKEELVAQGLLESEDRPAEDSEDEVLAELRKRQAELKALSAHNRTKKHELLRLAKEELHRQELRQRVRMADNEVMDAFRKIMAARQKKRTPTKKEKDQAWKTLKERESILKLLDG from the exons ATGAGCGAGCTGAAGGACTGCCCGCTGCAGTTCCATGACTTCAAGTCGGTGGACCACGTGAAGGTGTGCCCCCGGTACACGGCCGTGCTGGCCCGCTCGGAGGACGATGGCATCGGCATCGAGGAGCTGGACACGCTGCAGCTGGAACTGGAGACGCTGCTGTCTTCTGCCAGCCGCCGCCTCCGCGTCCTGGAGGCCGAGACGCAG ATCCTGACGGACTGGCAGGATAAGAAGGGCGACCGGCGGTTCCTGAAGCTGAGCAAGGACCACGATGTGGGCACATCTGTCAAACATGGGAAGCCAAAGAAGCAGAAGCTGGAGGGCAAAGGGGGCCATGGGACTGGGCCTGGGCCTGGCAGGCCCAAGTCCAAGAACCTGCAGCCCAAGATCCAGGAATATGAGTTCCAGGATGATCCCATTGATGTGCCCCGCATCCCCAAAAATGATGCTCCGAACAG GTTCTGGGCATCGGTGGAGCCGTACTGTGCCGATCTCACCAATGAGGAGGTCAGagtcctggaggagctgctcaaGCCACCGGAGGATGAGGCTGAACATTACAAG ATTCCACCGCTGGGGAAGCATTACTCCCAGCGCTGGGCACAAGAGGacctgctggaggagcagaaggatgGAGCccgggcagcagctgctgccgaCAAGAAGAAGGGTGTCCTGGGGCCGCTGACTGAGCTGGACACTAAAG acGTTGATGCCCTCCTGAAGAAGTCAGAAGCCCAGCACGAGCAGCCAGAGGACGGGTGTCCCTTTGGTCCCCTGACACAGCGTCTCCTGCAGGCCCTTGTGGAG GAGAACATCATATCCCCTGTTGAGGACTCCCCGATCCCTGAGATCACTGGCAAGGACTCAGGAGCTGACGGTGCTGGCACATCTCCCCGCAGCCAGAACAAGCCCTTCAG TGTCCCCCACACCAAGTCACTGGAGGGGCGGATCAAGGAGGAGTTGGTGGCCCAGGGCCTGCTGGAGTCAGAGGACCGTCCGGCCGAGGACTCGGAGGACGAGGTGTTGGCTGAGCTGCGCAagaggcaggcagagctgaaggCGCTCAGCGCCCACAACCGCACCAAGAAGCACGAGCTGCTGCG gcTGGCCAAGGAGGAGCTGCACCGGCAGGAGCTGCGGCAGCGTGTCCGCATGGCTGACAACGAGGTGATGGACGCATTCCGCAAGATCATGGCTGCCCGGCAGAAGAAGCGCACACCCACCAAAAAGGAGAAGGACCAGGCCTGGAAGACCTTGAAGGAGCGGGAGAGCATCCTCAAGCTGCTGGATGGGTAG
- the TTLL3 gene encoding tubulin monoglycylase TTLL3, with the protein MGQCDTESSTAGTQPPSQGQHLSRVHSRHPTAQQAGDKGTVGHPGTVQCRWDTGTRLSKSEAALSRPQSSGRQRQAGHSAATTTSRQVGCQRSLNLEQLKKAKLHVEMAIKEKKIFMVQGPYPIIRHLLRARGWVERKLPSMGRQLEQHRGDQNKQRLKTRPRNGGGGQGEALLNPCGGAQPFLGTTDPLHYAWPPAEEEEEKEEEQCDEDPNGIHDLMSYLVRDRLPNFIWTNFLEATDHELLQQDHVVNHYARVDAFTTKEGLCLSLQNLPWIEQADPNTFFPRCYRLGTTDEQEAFIEDFRLTAARSLLKLALEEAGDRPVRTKQVSNSAKRAAPAGFPLYTELVEEALEVCKQHLGVLRHHDIDRGTPSPCRTCIDWDRFLQEYYHVAHEGAGLVLTRQQRKQCQNLLRHLAEQLPQLGMEGKLNIWILKPGAESQGRGIVCTTRLEEVLQLARGFTAPSVQVGRWVVQKYVERLLTIFGTKFDIRQWFVVTDWKPLTVWFYRDCYLRFCSWPFSLCHLERARHLCNVSVQKWYKTSPDQDPRVPPDKIWSNKQFQEYLEQLGQADAWHQVLVPGMKAAILNALRSAQDQVGFRKGSFELYGADFLVGEDCQPWLLEINSCPTMRPSSAVTRRLCANVQRDILRLVLDRKNNPTCSIGAFELIYKEVGWGDGGQTPPRHPEPPLPAVSLQAAVPKPLSARVKLMVKGCSLKKPQPAQQQAQDKPPTAAANALQHPVSPQARATHVPKRAQHQFLTTLPCAPKFPMSTRVRTTQVRRRAEHPSPTKVPSASKPPVSPGGKTTQVPQPRAPIGKLPSLEQWSHGPLPSSDPPAPSKAWASSAGSQRLPWLSHLPGQPQAAQPRINGCPLNWVPVPPPRGTPSNHWPC; encoded by the exons ATGGGACAATGTGAcacagagagcagcactgcagggacacagcccccCAGCCAGGGACAGCACTTGAGCAGGGTACACTCCAGGCACCCCACGGcccagcaggctggggacaagggcacAGTGGGGCACCCTGGGACTGTGCAGTGCCGCTGGGACACTGGCACAAGGCTCAGCAAGTCGGAGGCTGCCCTTTCAAGGCCCCAGAGCtcaggcaggcagaggcaggcag GGCACTCTGCAGCCACCACCACCAGCCGCCAGGTTGGCTGCCAGCGCTCGCTTAACCTTGAGCAGCTCAAGAAGGCCAAGCTGCATGTGGAGATGGCCATTAAG GAGAAGAAGATCTTCATGGTGCAGGGCCCCTACCCCATCATCCGCCACCTGCTGCGAGCCCGGGGCTGGGTGGAGAGGAAGCTCCCCAGCATGGGCagacagctggagcagcaccgTGGTGACCAAAACAAGCAGCGGCTGAAGACGAGGCCACGTAATGGTGGTGGTGGGCAGGGGGAGGCACTGCTGAACCCATGTGGTGGGGCACAGCCTTTTCTGGGGACCACAGACCCCCTGCACTATGCATGGCCacctgctgaggaggaggaagagaaggaggaagagcagtGTGATGAGGACCCCAATGGCATCCATGACCTCATG TCCTACCTGGTGCGGGACCGGTTGCCAAATTTCATCTGGACCAACTTCCTTGAGGCCACTGAccatgagctgctgcagcaggaccaCGTGGTGAACCACTATGCCCGAGTGGATGCCTTCACCACCAAG GAGGGGCTGTGCCTCAGCCTACAAAACCTGCCGTGGATTGAGCAAGCCGACCCCAACACCTTCTTCCCCCGGTGCTACCGGCTGGGGACCACGGATGAGCAAGAAGCTTTCATTG AGGATTTCCGCTTGACAGCAGCACGCAGCCTGCTCAAACTGGCTCTGGAGGAGGCTGGGGACAGGCCAGTGAGGACTAAGCAGGTCTCAAACTCTGCCAAGAGGGCAG CACCGGCAGGCTTCCCCCTGTACACTGAGCTGGTGGAGGAGGCCTTGGAGGTCTGTAAGCAGCACTTGGGTGTTCTACGACATCACGACATTGACAGGGGCACCCCGTCCCCCTGCAGGACATGCATTGACTGGGACCGCTTCCTGCAGGAATACTACCATGTGGCACA TGAGggggcagggctggtgctgacCAGGCAGCAGCGGAAGCAGTGCCAGAACCTTCTGCGGCActtggcagagcagctgccccagcttGGCATGGAGGGCAAGCTCAACATCTGGATCCTCAAGCCTGGTGCAGAATCCCAAGGCAGGG GCATTGTCTGCACGACACGGCTGGAAGAGGTACTGCAGCTGGCACGGGGCTTCACAGCACCCTCGGTGCAGGTGGGCAGGTGGGTGGTGCAGAAGTATGTGGAGCGGCTGCTGACCATCTTCGGCACCAAATTCGACATCCGTCAATGGTTTGTTGTGACTGACTGGAAGCCACTGACCGTCTGGTTCTACCGAGACTGCTACCTGCGCTTCTGCTCCTGGCCCTTTTCCCTGTGTCACCTGGAGCG TGCCAGGCACCTCTGCAACGTCTCCGTCCAGAAGTGGTACAAGACATCACCAGACCAGGACCCCCGTGTGCCCCCTGACAAAATCTGGTCAAACAAGCAGTTCCAGGAATACCTGGAACAGCTGGGGCAAGCAGATGCTTGGCACCAGGTACTGGTGCCCGGCATGAAGGCGGCGATCCTGAATGCCCTGCGCAGTGCTCAGGACCAGGTGGGCTTCCGCAAGGGCAGCTTCGAGCTCTATGGGGCTGACTTTCTTGTCGGGGAGgactgccagccctggctgctggagaTCAACTCCTGCCCCACCATGAGACCCTCCTCAGCAGTGACCCGACGGCTCTGTGCCAACGTCCAGCGGGACATACTGCGCCTTGTGCTCGACCGCAAGAACAACCCCACCTGTTCCATTGGAGCATTTGAGCTCATCTACAAGGAGGTAGGCTGGGGGGATGGGGGGCAGACACCCCCCAGGCACCCCGAGCCCCCACTCCCTGCTGtctccctgcaggcagctgtgcccaAGCCTCTGTCAGCACGTGTGAAGCTGATGGTCAAAGGCTGCTCCCTGAAGAagccccagccagcacagcagcaagccCAGGACAAGCCCCCTACCGCTGCGGCCAATGCTCTCCAGCACCCGGTGTCCCCACAGGCCAGAGCCACCCATGTACCCAAGAGAGCACAGCATCAGTTCCTCACCACTCTGCCTTGTGCCCCCAAGTTCCCCATGTCAACAAGGGTCAGAACCACGCAGGTGCGCCGGAGAGCTGAGCATCCATCTCCCACCAAGGTGCCCAGTGCCTCCAAGccacctgtgtccccagggGGCAAAACCACCCAggtgccccagcccagagcaccaaTAGGGAAGCTGCCTTCTCTGGAGCAATGGAGCCACGGCCCTCTCCCCAGCTCTGACCCCCCAGCACCGTCAAAGGCTTGGGCCTCCTCTGCTGGGAGCCAGCGGCTGCCGTGGCTCAGTcacctgcctgggcagccccaggctgcACAGCCCCGGATCAATGGCTGTCCCCTGAACTGGGTGCCTGTGCCACCACCCCGAGGAACCCCCAGCAACCACTGGCCATGCTAG
- the CAMK1 gene encoding calcium/calmodulin-dependent protein kinase type 1 isoform X1, translated as MPLGQDGLSWKKRTEDIQRIYDFRDVLGTGAFSEVVLAEEKATRKLVAIKCIAKKALEGKETSIENEIAVLHKIKHPNIVALDDIYESGTHLYLIMQLVSGGELFDRIVEKGFYTERDASTLIRQILDAVKYLHDMGIVHRDLKPENLLYYSMDEDSKIMISDFGLSKIEGCGSVMSTACGTPGYVAPEVLAQKPYSKAVDCWSIGVIAYILLCGYPPFYDENDAKLFEQILRAEYEFDSPYWDDISDSAKDFIQHLMEKDPGKRFTCEQALQHPWIAGDTALDKNIHQSVSEQIQKNFAKSKWKQAFNATAVVRHMRKLQLGNSQDVPGQMTPTSPGERLVRGTSNGSECGRPPTGRAQHLPPD; from the exons ATGCCGCTGGGGCAGGATGGGCTCAGCTGGAAGAAGAGGACCGAGGATATTCAGAGGATCTATGATTTCCGAGATGTCCTGGGCAC GGGGGCCTTCTCCGAGGTGGTCCTGGCAGAGGAGAAGGCGACGCGGAAGCTCGTGGCCATCAAGTGCATTGCCAAGAAGGCACTGGAGGGAAAGGAGACCAGCATTGAGAATGAGATTGCCGTCCTCCACAA GATCAAGCACCCCAATATCGTGGCCTTGGATGACATCTACGAGAGTGGCACCCACCTCTACCTCATCATGCAGCT GGTCTCCGGGGGGGAACTCTTTGATCGCATTGTGGAGAAGGGCTTCTACACCGAGCGGGATGCCAGCACCCTGATCCGGCAGATCCTCGATGCTGTCAAATACCTGCATGACATGGGTATCGTCCACCGTGACCTGAAG CCCGAGAACCTGCTCTATTACAGCATGGATGAGGACTCCAAGATCATGATCAGTGACTTTGGGCTGTCGAAGATCGAGGGCTGTGGCAGTGTCATGTCCACAGCCTGTGGCACCCCTGGCTATGTGG cccctgagGTGCTGGCACAGAAGCCCTACAGCAAAGCAGTGGATTGCTGGTCCATTGGAGTCATCGCCTACATCCT GCTCTGCGGCTACCCCCCTTTCTATGATGAGAACGATGCCAAGCTCTTTGAGCAGATCCTGCGGGCTGAGTACGAGTTCGACTCACCCTACTGGGATGATATCTCAGACTCAG CCAAGGACTTTATCCAGCACCTAATGGAGAAGGACCCTGGCAAGCGCTTCACCTGTGAGCAagccctgcagcatccctg GATTGCCGGGGACACAGCCCTGGACAAGAATATCCACCAGTCAGTGAGTGAACAGATCCAGAAGAACTTCGCAAAGAGCAAGTGGAAG CAAGCTTTCAACGCCACAGCGGTGGTGAGACACATGagaaagctgcagctgggaaacagCCAGGACGTCCCTGGGCAGATGACTCCCACCAGCCCTGGAGAGCGGCTGGTCAGGGGGACCAGCAATG ggTCAGAGTGTGGGCGCCCACccacaggcagagctcagcatcTCCCACCAGACTGA
- the JAGN1 gene encoding protein jagunal homolog 1, whose product MASRGGPRAAGTDGSDFQHRERVASHYQMSVTLKSEIKKLIYTHVVIWLLLLAQMVVGHLKLLPHDQVAMPYQWEYPYLLSILPSLLGLLSFPRNNISYLVLSMISTGLFSMAPLIYGAMEMFPMAQQLYRHGKAYRFIFGFSAVSVMYLVVVVAAQVHGWQLYYSKKLLDSWFTSTQEKKKK is encoded by the exons ATGGCCTCCCGCGGGGGTCCCCGCGCCGCCGGCACCGATGGCAGCGACTTCCAGCACCGGGAGCGCGTGGCCTCGCACTACCAGATGAG CGTGACCCTCAAGTCGGAGATCAAGAAGCTGATCTACACGCATGTGGTCatctggctgctgcttctggccCAGATGGTCGTGGGGCACCTCAAGCTGCTGCCCCACGACCAGGTGGCCATGCCCTACCAGTGGGAGTATCCCTACCTGCTCAGCATTCTGCCCTCCCTCCTGGGCCTCCTGTCCTTCCCCCGCAACAACATCAGCTACCTGGTACTCTCCATGATCAGCACCGGCCTCTTCTCCATGGCTCCCCTCATCTACGGAGCCATGGAAATGTTCCCCATGGCGCAGCAGCTGTACCGCCACGGCAAAGCTTACCGCTTCATCTTCGGCTTCTCGGCCGTCTCTGTCATGTacctggtggtggtggtggctgcGCAGGTGCATGGCTGGCAACTCTACTACAGTAAGAAGCTGCTGGACTCCTGGTTCACTAGCACgcaggagaagaagaaaaaatga